In Hippoglossus stenolepis isolate QCI-W04-F060 chromosome 21, HSTE1.2, whole genome shotgun sequence, one DNA window encodes the following:
- the LOC118100766 gene encoding urotensin-2 receptor encodes MNNKSLNTSQPRVGGSGGGSGTVDHELAITSTFGTLLSFVYIIGVSGNVYTLVVMCHSIRFATSMYISIINLALADLLYLSTIPFVVSTYFLKDWYFGDVGCRILLSLDLLTMHASIFTLTVMCTERYLAVIKPLDTVRRSKSYRKTLAWGVWLLSLVLTVPMMVMVTQTTKNTPDGGMKRMCAPTWAPLAYKVYVTVLFGTSIMAPGLIIGYLYVKLARTYLESQRNSVISRGSKRSPKQKVLIMIFTIVLVFWACFLPFWIWQLLPLYHTKPLRLASQTHTCINYLVASLTYSNSCINPFLYTLLTKNYREYLKNRHRSFYRYTSSFKQRPPSLYSWGKSASSSNQFEFNSETLAMGTLK; translated from the coding sequence ATGAATAACAAGTCCCTCAACACGAGTCAGCCGCGGGTGGgtggcagcggcggcggctccGGGACTGTGGACCATGAACTCGCCATCACCTCCACTTTCGGGACGCTTCTCTCCTTCGTCTATATAATCGGAGTGTCGGGGAACGTGTACACGCTGGTGGTGATGTGCCACTCGATCCGCTTCGCCACTTCCATGTACATCTCCATCATCAACCTGGCCCTGGCGGACCTGCTCTACCTCTCCACCATCCCCTTCGTGGTGTCCACGTACTTCCTCAAGGACTGGTACTTCGGGGACGTGGGCTGCCGCATCCTGCTCAGCCTGGACCTACTCACCATGCACGCCAGCATCTTCACGCTCACCGTCATGTGCACGGAGCGCTACCTGGCCGTGATCAAGCCGCTGGACACGGTGAGGCGCTCCAAGAGTTACCGCAAGACTCTGGCGTGGGGCGTGTGGCTGCTCTCGCTGGTGCTCACCGTGCCCATGATGGTCATGGTGACACAGACCACCAAGAACACGCCGGACGGGGGCATGAAGAGGATGTGCGCGCCGACCTGGGCGCCCCTGGCGTACAAGGTGTATGTGACGGTCCTGTTTGGCACCAGCATCATGGCACCGGGGCTCATCATCGGTTACCTGTACGTCAAGTTGGCGCGCACTTACTTGGAGTCCCAGCGCAACTCTGTGATCAGCAGAGGCAGCAAGCGCTCGCCCAAACAGAAGGTGCTGATCATGATCTTCACCATCGTGCTGGTGTTCTGGGCGTGTTTCCTGCCCTTCTGGATCTggcagctgctgcctctgtaCCACACCAAGCCGCTGAGACTGGCCTCGCAGACCCACACCTGCATCAACTACCTGGTGGCGAGCCTCACCTACTCCAACAGCTGCATCAACCCGTTCCTCTACACGCTGCTCACCAAGAACTACAGGGAGTACCTGAAGAACCGGCACCGGAGCTTTTACAGGTACACGTCCTCCTTCAAGCAGCGGCCGCCCAGCCTCTACTCGTGGGGCAAGTCTGCGTCCTCCAGCAACCAGTTTGAGTTCAACTCCGAGACGCTGGCCATGGGGACATTGAAGTGA